A genomic segment from Leopardus geoffroyi isolate Oge1 chromosome A2, O.geoffroyi_Oge1_pat1.0, whole genome shotgun sequence encodes:
- the HESX1 gene encoding homeobox expressed in ES cells 1, with translation MGQSQPRSKERPEPLFCAAHSRMSPSLQEGVRHGESKPSPCSFSIESILGLDQKKDCVPSMKPHRPWADTCGSSGKDINLCVHIPSLPNGISFPYTVDRPVPEERFLKYENYFSPSERLSLKRELSWYRGRRPRTAFTQNQIEVLENVFRVNCYPGIDIREDLARKLNLEEDRIQIWFQNRRAKLKRSHRESQFLMAKKNFNTNLLE, from the exons ATGGGGCAGAGCCAGCCAAGAAGCAAGGAGAGGCCAGAGCCGCTGTTCTGTGCAGCCCACTCGAGGATGTCTCCCAGCCTGCAGGAAGGGGTTCGGCACGGGGAAAGCAAACCCTCGCCCTGCTCCTTTTCAATTGAGAGCATTTTGGGATTGGACCAGAAGAAAGACTGTGTTCCATCAATGAAACCCCACAGGCCCTGGGCAGACACCTGCGGCTCCTCAG ggAAAGATATTAACCTATGTGTACATATCCCGAGCCTTCCTAACGGGATCTCATTCCCTTATACTGTGGATCGTCCAGTGCCAGAAGAAagatttttgaaatatgaaaattacttTTCACCCTCAGAAAGACTGTCTTTGAAAAGAGAACTGAGTTGGTATAGAGGACGAAGACCAAGAACCGCTTTTACTCAAAACCAG ATTGAAGTGCTGGAAAATGTCTTTAGAGTAAACTGCTATCCTGGCATTGATATCAGAGAAGACTTAGCTCGAAAACTGAAtctagaggaagacagaatccag aTCTGGTTCCAAAATCGGCGTGCAAAGCTGAAAAGGTCCCATAGAGAATCGCAGTTTCTAATGgcgaaaaaaaatttcaacacgAATCTCCTGGAGTAG